A window of the Echeneis naucrates chromosome 3, fEcheNa1.1, whole genome shotgun sequence genome harbors these coding sequences:
- the rnaset2 gene encoding ribonuclease T2 isoform X2, with translation MWTKLILTQHWPSSFCSMEHCHPNISYWTLHGLWPDKGINCNSSWHFNSSQIEDLLPDMEKNWPDLVDPASTRFWKYEWHKHGTCAAKAESLNSQHKYFSKALELYHKLDLDSVLRKFNIIPSEEYYKFSQIEVVIENFYGVKAKIQCIHPSKNADAQILGQIEICFSPDFTLQDCEKGRDLDDVMAVDRASGLSVCDHDMPVYYPPLT, from the exons ATGTGGACCAAACTGATCCTGACTCAACACTGGCCCAGTTCCTTCTGTTCT ATGGAACATTGTCATCCCAATATTAGCTACTGGACACTGCATGGACTCTG gcCAGATAAGGGGATTAATTGCAACTCATCATGGCATTTCAACTCTTCTCAAATTGAG GACCTGCTTCCCGACATGGAGAAAAATTGGCCTGACTTAGTAGACCCTGCATCTACTCGCTTCTG GAAGTACGAGTGGCACAAACACGGTACATGTGCAGCAAAAGCGGAATCTCTCAATAGTCAGCATAAGTACTTCAGCAAAGCTCTGGAGCTATACCACAAATTGGATTTGGATAG CGTCCTGAGGAAGTTTAACATTATCCCTTCAGAAGAATACTACAAA ttttcACAAATTGAAGTTGTGATTGAGAACTTCTACGGTGTCAAAGCAAAGATCCAgtgcatccatccatcaaag AATGCTGATGCCCAGATCTTGGGGCAGATTGAGATCTGCTTCAGCCCAGACTTCACCCTCCAGGATTGTGAAAAAGGGAGAGATTTGGACGATGTCATGGCTGTTGACAGGGCATCTGGATTATCTGTGTGTGACCATGATATGCCAGTTTACTACCCACCTCTAACGTAA
- the rnaset2 gene encoding ribonuclease T2 isoform X1, with translation MTFCSAFLLYLAATLPSAFVISNSNMWTKLILTQHWPSSFCSMEHCHPNISYWTLHGLWPDKGINCNSSWHFNSSQIEDLLPDMEKNWPDLVDPASTRFWKYEWHKHGTCAAKAESLNSQHKYFSKALELYHKLDLDSVLRKFNIIPSEEYYKFSQIEVVIENFYGVKAKIQCIHPSKNADAQILGQIEICFSPDFTLQDCEKGRDLDDVMAVDRASGLSVCDHDMPVYYPPLT, from the exons ATGACGTTCTGCTCAGCTTTTCTGCTCTATTTGGCAGCAACTCTGCCCTCTGCCTTTGTGATTTCAAATTC AAACATGTGGACCAAACTGATCCTGACTCAACACTGGCCCAGTTCCTTCTGTTCT ATGGAACATTGTCATCCCAATATTAGCTACTGGACACTGCATGGACTCTG gcCAGATAAGGGGATTAATTGCAACTCATCATGGCATTTCAACTCTTCTCAAATTGAG GACCTGCTTCCCGACATGGAGAAAAATTGGCCTGACTTAGTAGACCCTGCATCTACTCGCTTCTG GAAGTACGAGTGGCACAAACACGGTACATGTGCAGCAAAAGCGGAATCTCTCAATAGTCAGCATAAGTACTTCAGCAAAGCTCTGGAGCTATACCACAAATTGGATTTGGATAG CGTCCTGAGGAAGTTTAACATTATCCCTTCAGAAGAATACTACAAA ttttcACAAATTGAAGTTGTGATTGAGAACTTCTACGGTGTCAAAGCAAAGATCCAgtgcatccatccatcaaag AATGCTGATGCCCAGATCTTGGGGCAGATTGAGATCTGCTTCAGCCCAGACTTCACCCTCCAGGATTGTGAAAAAGGGAGAGATTTGGACGATGTCATGGCTGTTGACAGGGCATCTGGATTATCTGTGTGTGACCATGATATGCCAGTTTACTACCCACCTCTAACGTAA